One window of the candidate division WOR-3 bacterium genome contains the following:
- the hypE gene encoding hydrogenase expression/formation protein HypE, with the protein MKEKSEIKNPKSELDLHLTLDYGSGGRKMHRLIRELFYKYFQNPILAKFEDSAELKLQTNQPDFCYTIDSYVVQPLFFPGGDIGKLSICGTINDLAVKGAKPLYIAISFVIQEGLSIKTLEQICLSIAKASQAVNVPLVTGDTKIIEKRTNSEEIIITTCGIGKILTHFQNPTLGAQNIKLNDAVIINGSIGEHEASIILARGEYDFKANVKSDCVSLYPLIETLAQNKCKIKMMRDPTRGGLATTLNEIADASNLGIVIDEKSIPIQKSVRGICEILGFDPLYLANEGKVVIVADTKDSQRILKIMRKHPLGKNSALIGKVTERKYGIGVWLNTKIGSQRPVLQLEGHQIPRIC; encoded by the coding sequence ATGAAAGAAAAATCAGAAATCAAAAATCCGAAATCAGAATTAGACTTGCATCTAACTCTCGATTATGGCTCTGGTGGTCGTAAAATGCATCGGCTCATTCGCGAATTATTTTATAAATATTTTCAAAATCCTATTTTAGCAAAATTTGAAGATTCGGCTGAACTAAAACTTCAAACGAATCAACCGGATTTCTGTTATACGATTGATTCTTATGTTGTACAACCGCTATTCTTTCCTGGTGGCGATATTGGTAAACTATCAATTTGTGGCACAATAAATGATTTAGCAGTCAAAGGTGCAAAACCACTCTATATTGCCATTTCCTTTGTCATCCAAGAAGGGCTTAGCATAAAAACTTTAGAACAAATTTGTCTTTCAATTGCTAAGGCATCTCAAGCAGTTAATGTTCCACTCGTCACAGGTGATACCAAAATCATTGAGAAAAGGACTAATAGTGAAGAAATTATTATCACAACTTGTGGCATTGGTAAAATATTAACGCACTTTCAAAATCCCACTTTAGGTGCTCAAAATATTAAATTGAACGATGCGGTAATTATCAATGGTTCAATCGGCGAACATGAAGCGTCAATTATTTTAGCCCGAGGAGAATATGACTTTAAGGCAAATGTCAAAAGCGACTGTGTATCTTTATATCCATTAATTGAAACTTTAGCACAAAATAAATGTAAGATAAAAATGATGCGCGACCCAACGCGCGGTGGTTTGGCAACAACCTTAAATGAAATTGCTGATGCCTCTAATTTAGGCATTGTTATTGATGAAAAATCAATTCCGATACAGAAATCAGTTAGAGGCATTTGTGAGATACTTGGTTTTGACCCATTATACTTAGCAAATGAAGGTAAAGTAGTTATTGTTGCTGATACTAAAGATAGCCAGAGAATATTAAAAATAATGAGAAAACATCCACTCGGTAAAAACTCGGCACTAATTGGTAAAGTTACCGAACGAAAATACGGTATTGGTGTTTGGTTAAATACAAAAATTGGAAGCCAAAGGCCTGTTCTTCAATTAGAAGGTCATCAAATCCCTCGTATCTGTTAA
- the lnt gene encoding apolipoprotein N-acyltransferase, protein MVVALIVSALILNFAFAPFGVRFLAYFTLIPLLLLIYRYPYKKVFWYALIFGFAFAFFHLWWLYFLIVPVEPMTKILLYLGVTILFGYLGLYTAIFAVTTKFLGLLFAPLVWVILEFIRTKSEIGFPWGFLGYTQTSYIPIVQIASIFGVYGLSAWVIWINLIIFWILQRKHKLTYFVLLIISFIIPISYGLVRINTPKLKPQIKVAVIQPNVSPNEKGDYESRQRLLKELIDLVKQASVQKPDLIILPETATLVDITRNEELRNKLQTIVDSNKVYLFTGTPLYEPTSPVYYNGAVLFEPNKTDSIICIVPGDSLLKIRAPYFTKIYRKIHLVPFSERIPYVDRIKFLRKIETGDMGDCTPGKEYTIFQITNSKSQSPNRFGCLICFESIFPDLTREFTKRGAEMLINITNDGWFGKTPGPHQHCELAILRSVENGVPLVRCANNGISLITDPFARIVDKTKLFIQDILVADITSALKSTFYRKYGDIFIYIALIILFPAIILNLFRKSK, encoded by the coding sequence ATGGTAGTTGCTCTAATAGTTTCAGCACTTATCTTAAATTTTGCTTTTGCTCCATTTGGCGTCCGATTTCTCGCCTACTTTACTTTGATTCCGTTGTTATTGTTAATTTATCGCTATCCGTATAAAAAAGTATTTTGGTATGCCCTTATTTTCGGTTTTGCCTTTGCTTTTTTTCATCTCTGGTGGTTGTATTTTTTAATTGTGCCTGTTGAACCGATGACTAAAATTTTATTATATTTAGGAGTCACAATTCTTTTTGGATATTTGGGTTTATATACCGCAATCTTTGCTGTGACGACAAAATTTTTAGGGCTACTTTTTGCACCTTTGGTTTGGGTAATTTTAGAATTCATTCGGACAAAATCAGAAATTGGTTTTCCCTGGGGATTTTTAGGATATACCCAAACCTCATATATTCCGATTGTGCAAATAGCATCAATCTTTGGAGTTTATGGTCTTTCAGCCTGGGTCATCTGGATTAATCTTATAATCTTTTGGATACTTCAGAGAAAACATAAATTAACTTATTTTGTGCTTTTAATAATTTCTTTTATTATCCCAATTAGTTATGGATTAGTCAGAATTAATACACCTAAATTAAAACCTCAAATAAAAGTTGCCGTTATCCAACCTAATGTTAGTCCTAATGAAAAAGGTGATTATGAAAGTCGTCAGCGATTGTTAAAAGAATTGATTGATTTAGTAAAACAAGCCTCAGTCCAAAAACCAGATTTGATAATTTTACCGGAAACAGCAACTCTGGTCGATATCACTCGTAACGAGGAATTGAGAAATAAACTTCAGACAATTGTTGATTCCAATAAGGTTTATCTTTTTACTGGCACACCATTATATGAACCAACGAGTCCAGTGTATTATAATGGCGCGGTGCTTTTTGAACCCAATAAAACGGATAGTATTATATGTATCGTACCCGGTGATTCTTTGCTAAAAATTCGAGCACCATACTTTACCAAAATTTATCGTAAAATTCACTTGGTGCCTTTTTCCGAAAGGATTCCTTATGTCGATAGAATAAAATTTTTACGTAAAATTGAGACCGGCGATATGGGTGATTGCACACCAGGAAAAGAATACACAATATTCCAAATCACAAATTCAAAATCCCAAAGTCCCAATCGATTTGGATGTCTTATCTGTTTTGAATCGATATTTCCGGATTTGACTCGAGAATTTACTAAACGTGGTGCAGAAATGTTAATAAACATCACAAATGACGGTTGGTTTGGTAAAACTCCTGGACCGCATCAACATTGTGAGTTAGCAATTTTGCGTTCAGTAGAAAATGGTGTTCCTTTAGTGCGCTGTGCTAATAATGGCATTTCTTTAATTACTGACCCATTTGCAAGGATTGTTGATAAAACAAAACTATTCATTCAAGATATTTTAGTTGCGGATATAACCAGTGCCCTTAAATCAACATTTTATCGCAAATATGGCGATATTTTTATTTATATTGCTTTAATAATATTATTTCCGGCAATAATTCTAAATCTATTTAGGAAAAGCAAATGA
- the hypD gene encoding hydrogenase formation protein HypD — protein sequence MDLSDKAQQYLQKIERLTKKTVTLMEVCGTHTNAISSSGIRHFIPSPIKLLSGPGCPVCVTDQKDIDWMIALARSHQAIIATFGDLLRVPGTESSLAQEKSKGADIRVVYSPLDALRFALNSNKPVVFLGVGFETTAPTIAATIIKAQQQNIKNFYVLPLFKLIPPALRVIAQHPKVNINGFILPGHVSTIIGRKPYEFLVKEFHLPCVITGFEPLDILEGVYFLLEQITKQKPEVTIQYKRSVKEFGNQKAQLIMNQVFDKTDANWRGIGTIPDSGLKFTREYDKFDARHYFDLKIPKPKLSSCRCGEILLGLIIPPQCPLFAKSCQPENPYGPCMVSSEGACAAYYKYER from the coding sequence ATGGATTTATCTGATAAAGCACAGCAATATCTCCAAAAAATAGAACGATTAACTAAAAAAACTGTCACCTTAATGGAAGTCTGCGGGACACACACCAATGCCATTTCATCTTCAGGAATTCGTCATTTCATTCCTTCGCCAATAAAATTACTGTCCGGTCCTGGTTGTCCGGTTTGTGTCACAGACCAGAAAGATATTGATTGGATGATAGCATTAGCCCGTTCTCATCAAGCGATTATCGCTACCTTCGGTGATTTACTCCGTGTCCCTGGCACTGAAAGTTCTTTAGCCCAAGAAAAAAGTAAAGGCGCTGACATTAGAGTAGTTTACTCACCTCTCGATGCCTTAAGATTTGCTCTTAATTCTAATAAACCTGTGGTTTTTCTTGGTGTTGGATTTGAGACTACCGCGCCAACCATTGCTGCGACAATCATAAAAGCCCAACAACAAAACATTAAAAATTTTTATGTCTTACCTTTATTTAAACTAATCCCTCCTGCTTTAAGAGTAATCGCACAACATCCAAAGGTAAATATTAACGGCTTTATTTTACCTGGACATGTTTCCACAATTATCGGCAGGAAACCATATGAGTTTTTAGTAAAAGAATTTCATCTGCCTTGTGTTATTACTGGTTTTGAGCCATTGGATATTTTGGAAGGCGTCTATTTTCTGCTGGAACAAATCACAAAACAAAAACCCGAAGTTACGATTCAATATAAAAGAAGTGTCAAAGAATTCGGTAATCAAAAAGCCCAATTAATAATGAATCAAGTCTTCGACAAGACGGATGCGAATTGGCGCGGCATTGGCACAATCCCGGACTCCGGCTTAAAATTTACTCGTGAATATGATAAATTTGATGCCCGGCATTACTTTGACCTCAAAATTCCTAAACCCAAATTATCTTCTTGTCGATGCGGCGAAATACTGCTGGGTCTAATTATTCCTCCACAGTGTCCATTATTTGCTAAATCCTGCCAACCAGAAAATCCATATGGACCATGTATGGTCTCATCAGAAGGTGCCTGTGCTGCGTACTATAAATATGAAAGATAA
- the purN gene encoding phosphoribosylglycinamide formyltransferase, which yields MAIIRLGVLVSGSGTNLQAIIDAIERKEIPAEISVVISNKKDAYALERAKRHNIPAVFINHRDYPTRELFEAALIKELDARSVDLVCLAGFLRVLTPYFVNHYQMRIMNIHPALLPVAKGLYGEYVHKAVLDSGAKFSGCTVHFVTEDVDGGPIILQKIVVVEDDDTPQTLAERVLQQEHLAYPEAIKLFAENKLEIVGKRVKIKK from the coding sequence ATGGCGATAATTAGACTCGGTGTCTTGGTCTCTGGTTCTGGCACAAATTTGCAAGCAATTATTGATGCAATCGAACGAAAAGAAATCCCGGCTGAAATTAGTGTGGTGATAAGTAATAAAAAGGACGCTTATGCTTTGGAGCGTGCGAAAAGACATAATATTCCTGCAGTTTTTATTAATCATAGAGATTATCCGACACGCGAACTTTTTGAAGCAGCGTTGATAAAAGAATTGGATGCGAGAAGTGTTGATTTGGTCTGTTTGGCCGGATTTTTACGAGTGCTAACGCCTTATTTTGTTAATCACTACCAGATGAGAATTATGAATATTCATCCGGCTTTACTACCGGTTGCAAAAGGTTTGTATGGCGAATATGTGCATAAAGCAGTCTTAGATTCTGGAGCCAAATTTTCAGGTTGCACCGTTCATTTTGTAACGGAAGATGTTGATGGTGGTCCAATAATTTTGCAGAAAATCGTTGTGGTCGAGGATGATGATACGCCCCAGACATTAGCCGAACGAGTTTTGCAACAAGAACATCTCGCTTATCCAGAAGCAATTAAACTTTTTGCGGAGAATAAATTAGAAATAGTCGGTAAGCGAGTAAAAATAAAGAAATGA
- a CDS encoding tetratricopeptide repeat protein, translating into MAQPQIFQDSIEYYQSIIKKAPNNESAWFGLQKSFLHIGDIKFAQQLTKYDLSDRLLWGHIRVLFYAHQFDTIPRFITELATKFPKSPYLNDALELGILITETKSSDADLKIYARAHLDYEIGDYDNAIKDCKQLIVKTNKVSEYAYLLLERIYRAKKEINQSIATLDEFVQRFPESHLNPKARYELGLIYLESLKDTARARTVLEDLITDFPFSIPAFFARAKLAIIDTEGKKESKIK; encoded by the coding sequence ATGGCACAACCTCAAATTTTTCAAGACTCCATCGAATATTATCAATCAATAATAAAAAAAGCCCCTAATAATGAATCTGCCTGGTTTGGATTACAAAAATCTTTTCTTCACATTGGTGATATTAAATTCGCTCAGCAATTGACTAAATATGATTTAAGTGACCGTCTTCTTTGGGGACATATTAGGGTACTTTTTTATGCTCATCAATTTGACACGATACCAAGATTTATTACCGAGTTAGCAACAAAATTTCCAAAGAGTCCATATCTTAACGATGCATTAGAGTTAGGAATTTTAATTACGGAAACTAAAAGCAGTGACGCTGATTTAAAAATTTATGCACGAGCCCATTTAGATTATGAAATTGGCGATTATGATAATGCAATAAAAGATTGTAAGCAATTAATTGTCAAAACGAATAAAGTCTCTGAATATGCCTATCTGCTTTTAGAAAGAATCTATCGGGCAAAAAAGGAAATCAATCAATCTATTGCAACATTAGATGAGTTCGTGCAAAGATTTCCCGAAAGCCACCTCAATCCGAAGGCACGATATGAATTAGGATTAATTTACTTAGAATCGCTTAAAGACACTGCTCGTGCCAGGACTGTCTTGGAAGACCTCATTACGGATTTTCCGTTTTCAATACCGGCTTTTTTTGCACGCGCTAAGTTAGCAATTATTGACACAGAAGGTAAGAAAGAAAGCAAGATTAAATAA
- a CDS encoding Gfo/Idh/MocA family oxidoreductase, which produces MKEKIGIGIVGCGAQTQLVYLPALKRNKFAEVVAICDNDVRKLNYLAERYNIKHHYQVYNDFIADAEIDAVIVATPNYLHAPMAIGALEYDKDVLVEIPMAVNANEAKIMVKMAEKKKRILMPALNHRLRADVQLIKNFIDGGEIGSLYYCKAGWLRGRTEWSFSGWWGERLRAGGGAFLSLGSQILDIAMYLLAQEKPISIVGTGYKRSPANQVEDSAFALIRLEKQILTIEVGFSMLQDKDFTYFNLFGNKGAALLNPVQIHREMHGHLVNVTPSNISAQKDYVKIAYQLLVDLFVDSVLKKIKPPITGEDGLLINQITDSFYKSYKTQKEVTINW; this is translated from the coding sequence ATGAAAGAGAAAATTGGCATTGGTATTGTTGGATGTGGTGCTCAAACTCAATTGGTTTATTTGCCCGCACTTAAGCGAAATAAATTTGCCGAAGTTGTCGCGATTTGTGATAATGATGTGAGGAAATTAAACTATTTGGCAGAACGGTATAATATCAAGCACCATTATCAAGTTTATAATGACTTTATTGCGGATGCGGAAATTGATGCGGTGATTGTTGCTACTCCCAATTATCTTCATGCACCAATGGCAATTGGCGCTTTGGAATATGATAAAGATGTTCTGGTAGAAATTCCGATGGCGGTAAATGCTAATGAAGCCAAAATAATGGTAAAAATGGCTGAAAAAAAGAAACGCATTCTAATGCCCGCATTAAACCATCGGCTACGCGCTGATGTCCAATTAATTAAAAACTTCATTGATGGTGGCGAAATTGGTTCTTTATATTACTGTAAAGCTGGTTGGCTCAGAGGACGAACTGAATGGTCGTTTTCCGGTTGGTGGGGCGAACGATTACGTGCTGGTGGAGGTGCTTTCCTCTCTTTGGGAAGCCAGATTTTAGATATCGCAATGTATCTGCTTGCCCAAGAAAAACCAATTTCTATTGTCGGCACAGGTTATAAGAGAAGTCCAGCCAATCAAGTTGAAGATAGTGCGTTTGCCTTGATACGCTTAGAAAAACAAATTCTGACAATTGAAGTAGGATTTAGTATGCTTCAAGACAAAGACTTTACCTATTTTAATCTTTTTGGTAATAAAGGTGCGGCTTTACTTAATCCTGTACAGATTCATCGTGAAATGCATGGCCATTTAGTTAATGTCACGCCATCCAATATTTCTGCACAGAAAGATTATGTAAAAATTGCTTATCAACTATTGGTTGATTTATTTGTCGATAGTGTGTTGAAGAAAATAAAACCGCCTATTACTGGTGAAGACGGTCTCTTAATAAATCAGATTACAGACTCATTTTATAAATCTTACAAAACTCAAAAAGAAGTTACAATTAACTGGTAA